The following proteins come from a genomic window of Chelmon rostratus isolate fCheRos1 chromosome 23, fCheRos1.pri, whole genome shotgun sequence:
- the LOC121626396 gene encoding leukotriene B4 receptor 1-like translates to MAYINASSSAGNETIVDNPTGTTMGALILSFVFLLGFPGNLFIIWSIMARARKQSVTTLLILNLAFADGSLMALTPFFIVYLVLKKWVFGKVMCKVLFYLCLLNMYASIQLIMLMSVYRLVAVLWPQRLSLITGRRTVLRVLAVVWVLVMVASVPAMIFRKVEHRRNTLVCDSFHDENSHVVLQYTLELVLGFLIPYGVIVVSYICILRRIRKTKFGRRIRSEKLILAIVLTFCLFWLPYHIINMVQVTWALCPPGSMKQLLDKIWHRSRAVTSSIAFISSCANPVLYFFAGKSYIRREGLAFMARLFEGTGLDSANRKSRQNSQNSRDKDKDADAVMLKE, encoded by the exons ATGGCATATATTAATGCATCCTCCAGTGCAGGTAATGAGACCATTGTGGATAACCCGACTGGCACCACTATGGGCGCCCTCATCCTGAGCTTCGTCTTCCTACTGGGCTTCCCTGGAAACCTCTTCATCATCTGGAGCATCATGGCACGCGCCCGAAAGCAGTCCGTCACcaccctcctcatcctcaacCTAGCTTTCGCTGACGGCTCCCTGATGGCTCTCACCCCGTTCTTCATCGTCTACCTGGTTTTGAAGAAGTGGGTGTTTGGGAAGGTGATGTGCAAGGTCCTCTTCTACCTGTGTCTGCTCAACATGTACGCCTCCATCCAGCTCATCATGCTCATGAGCGTCTACAGGCTGGTGGCGGTGCTGTGGCCGCAGCGCCTCAGCCTTATCACTGGCCGGAGGACGGTGTTGCGGGTGCTGGCGGTGGTGTGGGTGCTGGTGATGGTCGCCTCGGTTCCTGCAATGATCTTCAGGAAAGTGGAGCATAGGAGAAACACTTTGGTGTGCGATTCATTCCATGACGAAAACAGTCAC GTGGTCCTCCAGTACACGCTGGAGCTTGTGTTGGGCTTTTTAATTCCCTACGGGGTCATTGTAGTCAGCTACATATGCATCTTACGGCGGATCCGCAAGACCAAGTTCGGCCGCCGCATTCGTAGCGAGAAGCTCATCCTGGCCATCGTCTTGACCTTCTGCCTGTTTTGGTTGCCTTACCACATCATCAACATGGTGCAA GTTACATGGGCCTTGTGTCCACCCGGTTCAATGAAACAATT GTTGGATAAAATATGGCACAGGAGCCGTGCTGTCACCTCCTCCATagccttcatcagcagctgtgcCAACCCGGTGCTGTACTTCTTCGCAGGGAAGTCTTACATCCGGAGGGAGGGGCTGGCGTTCATGGCCCGCTTGTTTGAGGGCACGGGGCTGGACTCAGCTAACAGGAAGAGCCGACAAAACAGCCAGAACAGCCGCGACAAAGACAAAGACGCAGATGCCGTCATGCTAAAGGAATAA
- the ltb4r gene encoding leukotriene B4 receptor 1, with translation MASNMTATAQNSSSASSSLPISASAQVGIAILTLAFLLGFPGNLFVVWTVLCRVKKRSVTCLLVLNLALADAFVLLSAPFLLRYLAGGQGWEFGTAACKLLHYLSNVNMYVSIYLICLMSMDRWLAVTRPFLSQRMRTKRSLLVLLLGVWVLAFILSVPMPFYRSNLRKTLPNNVTLTFCVPYHWKSVGHKVFQYLFETTMGCLVPFSLINTCYACVICRLQSAKFQRRGQGSRLILLIICAFAIFWLPYHIVNMIEVVGLLQGSDSVLKAASTARPNVTAFAYFSSAVNPILYVFAGSSHIRQAGLSFMGRLFEATNSESRTTSTFGRSGRSSSSPDESSALQALSVKLGRPFKSKSKGRSSSVAGNEVHEPELKTLASVEQLE, from the exons ATGGCATCCAATATGACCGCCACCGCCCAAaactcctcctctgcctcctcttctctgccgATCAGTGCCTCAGCCCAGGTCGGCATCGCCATCCTGACCTTGGCGTTTCTGCTGGGCTTCCCCGGGAACCTGTTTGTGGTTTGGACGGTGCTCTGCCGGGTGAAGAAGCGCTCCGTGACCTGTTTGCTGGTGCTGAATCTGGCTCTGGCGGACGCTTTCGTGCTGCTCAGTGCCCCCTTTCTCCTGCGCTACCTGGCTGGAGGCCAGGGCTGGGAGTTTGGCACGGCAGCATGCAAGCTGCTGCATTACCTGTCAAACGTGAACATGTACGTGTCCATTTACCTCATCTGCCTGATGAGCATGGACCGCTGGTTGGCCGTAACGAGGCCTTTTCTGTCCCAGAGAATGAGAACCAAGCGCTCCCTGCTGGTTCTCCTGCTGGGGGTCTGGGTGTTGGCGTTCATCCTGTCGGTGCCGATGCCTTTCTACCGCAG CAATCTGAGGAAGACACTGCCGAACAATGTCACCTTGACCTTTTGCGTCCCGTACCACTGGAAGAGCGTGGGTCACAAGGTCTTCCAGTACCTGTTTGAGACCACCATGGGCTGCCTGGTGCCTTTCTCCCTCATCAACACCTGTTACGCCTGCGTCATCTGCCGCCTGCAAAGCGCCAAGTTCCAGCGCAGAGGACAAGGCAGCCGCCTCATCCTGCTGATCATCTGCGCCTTTGCAATATTCTGGCTGCCCTATCACATCGTCAACATGATAGAG gtGGTCGGTCTCCTGCAGGGCAGCGATTCAGTGCTCAAGGCTGCCAGCACAGCCCGCCCAAATGTCACAGCCTTCGCTTACTTCAGCAGCGCTGTCAACCCCATCCTCTACGTGTTCGCCGGCAGCTCCCACATCCGCCAGGCCGGCCTCAGCTTCATGGGCAGGCTCTTCGAGGCCACCAACTCGGAGAGCAGGACCACGTCGACCTTCGGCCGGAGCGGCCGCAGCAGCTCTTCGCCGGACGAGAGCTCCGCCTTGCAGGCGCTGTCGGTCAAACTGGGGAGGCCATTCAAAAGCAAGAGCAAGGGGAGAAGCAGCAGTGTGGCGGGCAACGAGGTCCACGAACCTGAGCTCAAGACTCTGGCCAGCGTTGAGCAGTTAGAGTAG